The proteins below come from a single Agrobacterium vitis genomic window:
- a CDS encoding TIGR03862 family flavoprotein: protein MAGKTVAIIGGGPAGLMVADSLSRAGLTVTIYEAMPTLARKFLLAGKSGLNITHSEEYARFSSRFGEAGSHLKVALDDFTPDDVRAWAADLGTETFIGSSGRVFPKAMKASPLLRAWIKALQDRGVMIRTRHRWTGFSKNGYRFATPDGDVTVMADAVVLALGGASWPRLGSDASWVPWLRDIGVAVTDFKPANCGFDIAWSDVFRERFAGQPIKSVVATSRSGQIQGEFVISRHGIEGSLIYAHAAALRDNLCHHGKAELLLDLAPGKRLEKLADDLARQPAKASLSTRLRKAASLDGVKAALLREVVPDIATRDATSLAGLIKALPVPLLRPRPLAEAISSAGGVNWSGIDSNYMLVDRPGLFVAGEMLDWEAPTGGYLLTACFATGRAAAVGVIRWLTDDAGG from the coding sequence ATGGCAGGCAAGACGGTTGCAATCATCGGCGGGGGGCCTGCGGGGCTAATGGTGGCGGATAGTCTGTCGCGGGCTGGTCTGACCGTGACGATCTATGAGGCTATGCCGACACTGGCCCGGAAATTTCTCCTGGCCGGGAAATCGGGCCTGAATATCACCCATTCCGAAGAGTATGCGCGGTTTTCGAGCCGCTTCGGGGAGGCCGGAAGCCATTTAAAGGTAGCTCTCGATGATTTTACGCCGGACGATGTGCGCGCCTGGGCGGCGGATCTTGGAACGGAGACCTTCATCGGCTCCTCAGGCCGGGTCTTTCCAAAGGCGATGAAGGCCTCGCCACTGCTTCGGGCCTGGATCAAGGCATTGCAGGATCGGGGCGTGATGATCCGCACCCGGCATCGCTGGACCGGCTTTTCCAAAAATGGCTATCGGTTTGCAACGCCGGATGGCGATGTCACTGTTATGGCAGATGCCGTGGTGTTGGCGCTGGGTGGGGCAAGTTGGCCACGGTTAGGTTCGGATGCTTCCTGGGTGCCGTGGCTACGGGACATCGGCGTTGCAGTCACGGATTTCAAGCCTGCCAATTGCGGCTTTGACATTGCCTGGAGCGATGTGTTCCGTGAAAGGTTTGCCGGCCAGCCGATCAAATCGGTTGTCGCCACGTCTAGGTCGGGTCAGATCCAGGGCGAATTTGTCATTTCCCGGCATGGGATCGAGGGCAGCCTGATCTATGCCCATGCGGCAGCCCTGCGCGATAATCTTTGCCATCATGGCAAGGCAGAGCTTCTGCTTGATCTGGCACCCGGCAAGCGGCTTGAAAAACTGGCGGACGATCTTGCCCGTCAACCCGCAAAGGCCAGTCTCTCGACAAGGCTTCGTAAGGCAGCCTCTCTGGATGGCGTCAAGGCAGCGCTGTTGCGGGAGGTCGTACCCGATATCGCCACCCGGGATGCCACATCGCTTGCGGGTCTCATCAAGGCTTTGCCGGTGCCGTTGCTGCGGCCAAGACCGCTGGCGGAAGCGATTTCCTCGGCAGGGGGCGTCAACTGGAGTGGGATCGACAGCAATTACATGCTGGTAGACCGGCCTGGCCTGTTCGTCGCCGGAGAAATGCTGGATTGGGAAGCGCCAACCGGCGGCTATCTGTTGACCGCTTGCTTTGCCACCGGCCGGGCGGCGGCGGTTGGCGTGATTCGCTGGCTCACCGATGATGCAGGTGGTTGA
- a CDS encoding HD domain-containing phosphohydrolase, whose product MHAVVIDDSRSTLLALRLELLEITGLEVETFADPEEAIRVCETRQFDLVLVDYNMPKRSGIEVITALRAMPTYELVPILMITSETETAVCLNALEAGATDFLRKSADPVELKARARNLLSLRRAQVELSLRADGLAAAVTAKSAALVASEEELIWRLARAMEYRDGETGDHVSRVAQISRLLAQDLGLDEDRQRKIYLAAPLHDVGKIGIPDGVLSKPGRLTDSERDMMRRHVDIGVRILENGTSDLLRVAERIAGGHHEKWDGTGYPKGLSGRDIPLEARIVALADVFDALCSPRAYKPAWSLQDALDHIRCEKGRHFDPDCVEAFERQWSKIASVMGARETDMRIHMKGAPSLDAAHPENALCLQKQTKYRSTPQPAGRE is encoded by the coding sequence TTGCATGCCGTTGTGATAGACGACAGCCGATCCACATTGCTGGCACTGCGTCTGGAACTCCTTGAAATTACGGGTCTGGAGGTGGAAACCTTCGCTGATCCCGAGGAAGCTATTCGTGTTTGTGAGACCCGGCAATTCGATCTGGTGCTGGTGGATTACAATATGCCGAAGCGCTCGGGTATCGAGGTGATTACCGCTTTGCGTGCCATGCCGACCTATGAGCTGGTGCCAATTTTGATGATCACTTCGGAAACTGAAACGGCAGTCTGCTTGAATGCGCTGGAAGCTGGGGCGACGGATTTTCTGCGGAAATCCGCCGATCCGGTCGAGTTGAAGGCCCGTGCGCGGAACCTTTTGAGCCTGCGGCGTGCCCAGGTGGAACTGTCGTTGCGGGCTGATGGCCTTGCTGCTGCCGTGACGGCGAAATCCGCGGCACTTGTTGCCAGCGAAGAGGAACTGATCTGGCGTCTGGCCCGAGCCATGGAATATCGCGACGGGGAAACTGGTGATCATGTCTCGCGTGTGGCGCAGATCTCCAGGCTGCTGGCGCAGGATCTTGGGCTCGATGAGGACCGGCAGCGCAAGATCTATCTGGCGGCTCCGCTGCACGATGTCGGCAAGATCGGTATTCCCGATGGCGTCCTGTCCAAGCCCGGCCGGTTGACCGACAGTGAGCGGGACATGATGCGCAGGCATGTCGATATCGGCGTAAGGATTCTGGAAAACGGGACCTCCGATCTGTTGCGGGTCGCCGAGCGGATTGCTGGCGGTCATCACGAGAAATGGGATGGAACCGGATATCCCAAGGGATTGTCTGGACGGGACATTCCGCTGGAAGCGCGCATTGTCGCGCTCGCGGATGTGTTCGACGCTTTGTGTTCGCCCCGTGCCTACAAGCCAGCGTGGTCGCTGCAAGACGCGCTGGATCACATCAGGTGCGAAAAGGGTCGTCATTTCGATCCGGACTGCGTCGAAGCGTTTGAGCGGCAATGGTCAAAAATTGCCTCAGTCATGGGAGCGCGTGAGACAGATATGAGGATCCATATGAAAGGGGCGCCGTCGCTAGATGCCGCCCATCCTGAAAACGCCCTTTGCCTCCAGAAGCAGACGAAATACCGATCAACACCCCAGCCAGCAGGACGGGAATGA
- a CDS encoding STAS domain-containing protein: MITQTLPHETIALPQALTIRTVQTTRDQLLTGLSTGQAVVIDIPADAEVDLSFIQLIEAARMSAQTNGQDLTLQSAAAGGVLSTLERSGFLTDMDPSARFFWLHER, translated from the coding sequence ATGATAACGCAAACATTGCCGCATGAGACCATTGCCTTGCCACAGGCGCTGACCATTCGCACTGTGCAGACCACCCGGGATCAGCTCCTGACAGGCCTTTCGACTGGTCAGGCCGTCGTTATCGATATCCCTGCAGACGCGGAGGTTGACCTGAGTTTTATTCAATTGATTGAAGCGGCACGTATGTCTGCGCAAACGAATGGCCAGGACCTCACGCTGCAAAGCGCTGCGGCTGGTGGTGTTCTGTCCACGCTGGAGCGTAGCGGCTTCTTGACCGACATGGATCCGTCGGCTCGATTTTTCTGGTTACATGAAAGGTAA
- a CDS encoding response regulator has translation MSAHILTVDDSASIRMTTKIALTNAGYKVTEAVDGLDGLNKAKSSQFDLIVTDLNMPNMNGLAMIEALRRSPAHTGIPIIFLTTESDADMKNRAKAAGATGWITKPFDAEQLVKIARKVLGK, from the coding sequence ATGAGTGCCCATATTCTCACCGTTGACGATTCCGCCAGCATCCGCATGACAACGAAGATCGCCTTGACCAATGCCGGCTACAAGGTGACCGAAGCCGTCGATGGATTGGATGGTCTGAACAAGGCCAAGTCATCGCAGTTCGATCTGATCGTTACCGACCTCAACATGCCTAACATGAACGGTTTGGCGATGATCGAGGCTCTGCGCCGGTCTCCGGCCCATACGGGTATTCCGATCATCTTCCTGACAACCGAATCCGACGCCGACATGAAGAACAGGGCCAAGGCCGCTGGTGCGACCGGCTGGATCACCAAGCCGTTCGATGCCGAACAGCTGGTGAAAATTGCTAGAAAGGTTCTCGGCAAATGA
- a CDS encoding chemotaxis protein CheA, translating into MTNLDPIQVFRTEAAELFEQIENGLLDLLHDLSNQDQIDSVFRGLHTLKGSGAMFGFEALAAFTHHCETAFDRVRKGEVPATAELVAAVLDAQDHMKALVATPNGDHEAAGERLLAKLQDAVGDHGGNAHAVPAAKPGNGGAAKPQPAAQSATTTWRMKFRLPANSMVNGTNPLGLLNELRDLGKCTVKADLSAIPGLEEISPADLYIGWSVELVTEKPKSDIEDVFIFVMDDMDLELTEEATAVSSETIAADDPVEQAVAAPVASDNKQPPSQAQAAQPAAAQTGSNDAKHGRAAENVRVPAERLDELMDRVGELVIAQSRLSQLANTSADIMLRSVSEDVERLSGELRDTMMVLRMVPVGSLFTRFRRLVHDLARETGKVIELETEGETTEVDKTVIERLADPLVHLVRNSIDHGLEPPEERLAAGKNKAGKVVLSAHQSGGEVIITIKDDGRGINRDRVRAKAESSGLIQPGQQLMDQELLQLIFQPGFSTAQTITNLSGRGVGMDVVKKTVEALRGVIDIRSENGKGSEVSLRIPLTLAIIDGLLVRVGTGCYVIPLSAVEECLELSIEDDLRSRGRSFISLRDSLVPFLRLRDLFRTGTQPDPFQKVVVISTGDERVGLVVDQIIGDHQTVIKSMSKLHHDVVTFSGATILGDGSVALILDVTHLVNAGQQQEAQLRVAG; encoded by the coding sequence ATGACCAATCTGGATCCCATTCAGGTTTTCAGGACAGAAGCAGCAGAGCTGTTCGAGCAGATCGAAAATGGCCTGCTCGACCTCTTGCATGACCTGTCCAATCAAGATCAGATCGATTCGGTGTTCCGCGGTCTCCATACCCTGAAGGGATCCGGAGCCATGTTTGGCTTCGAGGCTCTGGCCGCTTTCACCCACCATTGCGAAACCGCTTTCGACCGCGTCCGCAAGGGTGAAGTACCGGCAACCGCCGAGCTTGTTGCAGCCGTTCTAGACGCCCAGGACCATATGAAGGCTTTGGTTGCCACACCCAATGGCGATCATGAAGCCGCAGGAGAGCGGCTGCTGGCCAAGTTGCAGGACGCGGTCGGCGACCATGGTGGCAATGCGCATGCGGTGCCGGCTGCAAAGCCCGGCAATGGCGGAGCCGCCAAGCCGCAGCCGGCAGCCCAGTCGGCAACGACGACATGGCGGATGAAATTCCGCCTGCCAGCCAATTCCATGGTCAATGGCACCAATCCACTCGGCCTTCTGAATGAGCTTCGCGACCTTGGAAAATGCACCGTTAAAGCGGATTTGAGCGCTATTCCGGGTCTTGAGGAGATTTCACCTGCCGATCTTTATATCGGCTGGAGCGTGGAGCTTGTTACCGAAAAGCCGAAGTCGGATATCGAGGATGTCTTCATCTTCGTCATGGATGACATGGATCTCGAACTGACTGAGGAAGCGACCGCTGTCTCTTCCGAGACCATTGCCGCCGATGATCCAGTCGAACAGGCTGTTGCCGCGCCGGTGGCATCTGACAACAAGCAGCCGCCAAGCCAGGCTCAGGCCGCTCAACCTGCCGCTGCTCAGACTGGTTCCAATGACGCCAAGCATGGCCGTGCCGCCGAAAATGTTCGCGTTCCGGCCGAGCGGCTGGACGAATTGATGGACAGGGTCGGTGAGCTGGTGATTGCCCAGTCCCGCCTGTCGCAGTTGGCCAATACCAGCGCTGACATCATGCTGCGATCCGTTTCTGAAGATGTCGAGCGGCTCTCCGGTGAGCTGCGCGACACGATGATGGTGCTGCGCATGGTGCCGGTTGGCAGCCTTTTCACCCGCTTCCGTCGCCTTGTCCACGATCTCGCTCGCGAGACCGGCAAGGTCATCGAGCTGGAGACGGAAGGCGAAACCACGGAAGTGGACAAGACCGTTATCGAGCGGCTGGCCGATCCACTGGTGCATCTGGTGCGCAATTCCATCGACCACGGGCTCGAACCGCCGGAAGAACGTCTGGCGGCGGGCAAGAACAAAGCCGGCAAGGTGGTGCTGTCAGCCCATCAGTCCGGCGGCGAAGTGATCATCACCATCAAGGACGATGGCCGTGGCATCAACCGTGACCGGGTCCGGGCCAAGGCGGAATCCTCGGGGTTGATCCAGCCTGGCCAGCAGCTGATGGACCAGGAATTGTTGCAGCTGATCTTTCAGCCTGGCTTTTCCACCGCCCAGACGATCACCAATCTTTCCGGACGTGGCGTCGGCATGGATGTGGTGAAGAAAACCGTCGAGGCCCTGCGCGGGGTGATCGACATCCGCAGTGAAAACGGCAAGGGCTCGGAAGTCTCCCTGCGCATTCCGCTGACGCTGGCGATCATTGACGGTCTTTTGGTGCGCGTCGGTACCGGGTGCTACGTCATTCCGCTGTCGGCGGTTGAGGAATGCCTGGAACTGTCGATCGAGGACGATCTGCGCTCCAGGGGCCGCAGTTTCATTTCGCTGCGTGACAGTCTGGTTCCTTTCCTCAGGCTCAGGGATCTGTTCCGCACGGGAACGCAGCCTGATCCGTTCCAGAAGGTCGTGGTGATCTCGACCGGCGATGAGCGCGTCGGCCTGGTGGTCGACCAGATCATTGGCGATCACCAGACCGTCATCAAATCCATGTCCAAGCTTCACCACGACGTCGTGACTTTCTCGGGTGCGACCATTCTGGGTGACGGCAGTGTCGCGCTGATCCTGGATGTGACGCATCTGGTCAACGCAGGCCAACAGCAGGAGGCGCAATTGCGTGTAGCAGGATGA
- a CDS encoding chemotaxis protein CheW yields MSIVPGKHDFQHFWADRDEVAVLTFNLNGETFAIEAITVQEIIDLLPETKVPGAKPFVSSVINFRGKVIPLADIRLAFGMEATEPTIDSRIIVIELDLDGETTLTGIRTDRVFEVTTLAHSASEPPPSVGMRWRPDFIECLVKRDGEFIILPNLQAIFSSTSDRIAAPTAGLATN; encoded by the coding sequence ATGAGCATCGTACCCGGCAAACATGATTTCCAGCATTTCTGGGCGGACCGCGACGAAGTCGCCGTGCTGACTTTCAATCTGAATGGTGAGACGTTTGCGATTGAGGCCATCACCGTGCAGGAGATTATCGATCTCCTGCCGGAAACCAAGGTGCCCGGCGCAAAGCCTTTCGTCTCCAGCGTCATCAATTTCCGCGGCAAGGTCATTCCACTGGCCGATATCCGGCTGGCCTTCGGCATGGAAGCGACGGAGCCGACCATCGACAGCCGTATCATCGTCATCGAGCTTGATCTCGATGGCGAAACCACCCTGACCGGCATTCGCACGGACCGGGTGTTCGAAGTCACGACCTTGGCGCACTCCGCCAGCGAACCGCCCCCCAGCGTCGGAATGCGATGGCGTCCCGACTTCATTGAATGCCTGGTCAAGCGGGATGGAGAGTTCATCATTCTCCCCAATCTCCAGGCAATTTTCTCCAGTACAAGTGACCGGATCGCCGCTCCCACGGCTGGTCTGGCAACAAATTGA
- a CDS encoding methyl-accepting chemotaxis protein, with amino-acid sequence MRFTIKLKLGLAFGIVVALLVGSSILGISSLNSLNTAMGDVLAGPVDRLKLAQELEVEQLQQIRQQKNLLLSQSADEGRAIIGRIKEARNNFDTAFAAVTAKATEEGKVTWNKLAALEADFRKQDDVIQSLALSGDTTGALKVSTGENRVTTNNIDEMISRIITLEQTRLKEADDAGDAEYANARLILVSLAIGATLVAILAALWIVISITRGLGQAVASVRKVADGDLTQFADIRSRDEIGDLLQYVNTMIERLRGVVGDALSASDNVSSGSQQLSSASEQVSQGATEQASSAEEASASMEEMAANIKQNADNAAQTEKIARQSSKDAETSGEAVNRAVGAMRTIAEKISIVQEIARQTDLLALNAAVEAARAGEHGKGFAVVASEVRKLAERSQAAAAEISTLSGQTVQVATEAGEMLTRLVPDIRKTAELISEISAACREQDIGASQINEAIQQLDKVTQQNAGASEEMSATSEELAAQAEELQTSIAFFKVDGAHQKKPAPQTRTVAARAAPARTAAPAKPRTPTSSQTVAAQQARAKGFALDLSMGGPDEEDLDFRQTA; translated from the coding sequence ATGCGATTTACCATCAAACTAAAGCTGGGGTTGGCTTTCGGCATTGTCGTCGCCCTGCTGGTTGGAAGCTCCATTCTGGGCATTTCAAGCCTCAACTCCTTGAATACGGCCATGGGCGATGTTCTGGCAGGTCCCGTTGATCGCCTGAAACTGGCGCAGGAGCTTGAGGTTGAACAACTTCAGCAGATCCGCCAGCAGAAAAACCTGCTGCTCTCGCAATCGGCTGATGAGGGCCGTGCGATCATCGGAAGAATCAAGGAAGCCCGTAATAATTTCGACACGGCTTTTGCCGCTGTCACTGCCAAGGCGACGGAAGAAGGTAAGGTGACCTGGAACAAGCTGGCTGCCCTGGAAGCGGATTTCCGCAAGCAGGACGACGTCATCCAATCGTTGGCTTTGAGTGGTGACACTACGGGTGCCCTGAAGGTTTCGACCGGCGAAAACCGCGTGACGACCAACAATATCGACGAGATGATCTCCAGGATCATCACGCTTGAGCAAACGCGGCTGAAGGAGGCAGATGATGCTGGCGATGCCGAATATGCCAATGCACGCCTTATCCTGGTCAGTCTGGCAATTGGCGCGACCCTTGTCGCCATTCTTGCCGCATTGTGGATCGTTATCAGTATTACCCGCGGTCTCGGCCAGGCCGTGGCGTCGGTCCGCAAGGTTGCCGATGGCGATCTCACGCAATTTGCCGATATTCGCTCACGCGATGAAATTGGCGACCTGCTGCAATATGTCAACACGATGATCGAGCGTCTTCGCGGCGTGGTTGGCGATGCGCTGTCGGCGTCCGACAATGTGTCTTCGGGTAGCCAGCAGCTGTCGTCTGCCTCCGAGCAGGTCAGCCAGGGCGCGACGGAACAGGCATCGTCTGCCGAAGAAGCCTCCGCCTCGATGGAAGAGATGGCAGCCAATATCAAGCAGAATGCCGACAATGCCGCCCAGACCGAAAAGATTGCCCGCCAGTCCTCCAAGGATGCGGAAACCTCCGGCGAAGCGGTGAACCGGGCTGTCGGTGCGATGCGTACGATTGCCGAGAAGATCTCGATCGTCCAGGAAATCGCTCGTCAGACCGACCTTCTGGCCTTGAATGCAGCGGTTGAAGCCGCCCGTGCGGGTGAGCATGGCAAGGGCTTTGCAGTGGTTGCCTCCGAAGTGCGCAAGCTTGCCGAACGCAGCCAGGCGGCAGCGGCTGAAATCAGCACGCTGTCGGGCCAGACCGTACAGGTGGCAACGGAAGCCGGTGAAATGCTGACCCGGCTGGTCCCTGATATCCGCAAGACAGCGGAACTGATTTCCGAGATCTCGGCGGCTTGCCGTGAGCAGGATATCGGCGCCAGCCAGATCAATGAGGCGATCCAGCAGCTCGACAAGGTGACGCAGCAGAATGCGGGTGCCTCGGAAGAAATGTCTGCAACCTCTGAAGAACTGGCTGCTCAGGCTGAGGAACTGCAAACCTCCATCGCCTTCTTCAAGGTCGATGGTGCGCATCAGAAGAAGCCTGCACCACAGACCCGGACTGTTGCCGCTCGCGCAGCGCCAGCCCGGACGGCCGCACCGGCAAAACCCCGCACACCGACGTCGTCTCAGACGGTTGCTGCCCAGCAGGCGAGAGCCAAGGGCTTTGCCCTCGATCTCTCCATGGGCGGGCCGGATGAGGAGGATCTGGATTTTCGCCAGACGGCATAA
- a CDS encoding methyl-accepting chemotaxis protein: MRFTIKLKLALAFGLIILMSGAMATMAIINLSSLNSAISDIIAGPAANLRNSSDLSDAVLSSIRDEKNAIINVDPNKIDEYVGGVKERRALINDLLVKLDADTNPLIKEKVAQFRTHLPGWITMQDSILKLAIENTDASNKQAGEISMGDGAKLTASLLQSLGALNGQISADLKQTDEATNEQYDFSRNSLIAGLVTLLVLSIAIAAWIAMGINSGLKKIKAVADAVAIGDLGQDIEIRTNDEIRDVVDSVKIMTGNLRETAAVANQIADGNLTVAPKSLSDKDTLGQSLQLMVERLRGVVADALSASDNVSSGSQQLSSASEQVSQGATEQASSAEEASASMEEMAANIKQNADNAAQTEKIARQSSKDAEASGEAVNRAVGAMRTIAEKISIVQEIARQTDLLALNAAVEAARAGEHGKGFAVVASEVRKLAERSQAAAAEISTLSGQTVQVATEAGEMLTRLVPDIRKTADLISEISAACREQDIGASQINEAIQQLDKVTQQNAGASEEMSATSEELAAQAEELQTSIAFFKVDGAHQKKPAPQTRTVAARAAPARTAAPAKPRTPTSSQTVAAQQARAKGFALDLSMGGPDEEDRLFQESA; this comes from the coding sequence ATGCGATTCACGATCAAACTCAAACTGGCCCTTGCCTTCGGCCTTATCATCCTGATGTCAGGCGCCATGGCGACGATGGCGATCATCAATCTTTCGTCACTCAATAGCGCGATCAGTGACATCATTGCTGGTCCCGCGGCAAATTTGCGTAACTCAAGCGATTTGTCGGATGCTGTCTTGTCTTCGATCCGCGATGAGAAAAACGCCATCATCAATGTGGACCCAAACAAGATTGATGAATATGTCGGCGGCGTGAAAGAGCGCCGTGCGCTTATCAATGATCTCCTGGTGAAACTGGATGCGGACACCAATCCGTTGATCAAGGAAAAAGTCGCGCAATTTCGGACCCACTTGCCCGGTTGGATCACCATGCAGGATTCCATCCTCAAGCTTGCCATCGAGAATACGGATGCCAGCAACAAGCAGGCGGGTGAAATTTCCATGGGCGATGGTGCCAAGCTGACAGCAAGCCTGTTGCAAAGTCTGGGTGCCCTAAACGGACAGATTTCCGCGGATCTCAAGCAGACCGATGAAGCTACCAACGAGCAATATGACTTCTCCCGCAATAGTCTGATTGCCGGCTTGGTTACTTTGCTAGTTCTGTCGATTGCTATTGCTGCGTGGATTGCCATGGGCATCAATTCCGGCCTGAAAAAGATCAAGGCCGTTGCAGATGCCGTTGCCATCGGCGATCTCGGTCAGGATATCGAGATCAGGACTAATGATGAAATCCGCGATGTCGTCGATAGCGTCAAGATCATGACCGGGAATCTCAGGGAAACCGCAGCTGTCGCCAATCAGATTGCCGATGGCAATTTGACGGTGGCGCCGAAATCCCTGTCCGACAAGGACACGCTTGGCCAGTCTCTTCAGTTGATGGTTGAGCGCCTTCGCGGCGTGGTCGCTGATGCCTTGTCGGCATCCGACAATGTGTCTTCGGGTAGCCAGCAGCTGTCGTCTGCCTCTGAGCAGGTCAGCCAGGGCGCGACGGAACAGGCATCGTCTGCTGAAGAAGCCTCCGCCTCGATGGAAGAGATGGCGGCCAATATCAAGCAGAATGCCGACAATGCCGCCCAGACTGAAAAGATTGCCCGCCAGTCCTCCAAGGATGCGGAAGCCTCTGGCGAAGCGGTAAACCGTGCGGTTGGTGCGATGCGCACCATTGCCGAGAAGATCTCGATCGTCCAGGAAATCGCCCGTCAGACCGATCTTCTGGCCTTGAATGCGGCGGTTGAAGCCGCCCGTGCGGGTGAGCATGGCAAGGGCTTTGCAGTAGTTGCCTCTGAAGTGCGCAAGCTTGCCGAACGCAGCCAGGCAGCAGCGGCTGAAATCAGCACGCTATCGGGCCAGACGGTACAGGTGGCAACGGAAGCCGGTGAAATGCTGACGCGGCTGGTCCCTGATATCCGCAAGACAGCAGACCTGATTTCCGAGATCTCGGCGGCTTGCCGTGAGCAGGATATCGGCGCCAGCCAGATCAATGAGGCGATCCAGCAGCTCGACAAGGTGACGCAGCAGAATGCGGGTGCTTCGGAAGAGATGTCTGCAACCTCTGAAGAACTGGCTGCTCAGGCTGAGGAACTGCAAACCTCCATCGCCTTCTTCAAGGTCGATGGTGCGCATCAGAAGAAGCCTGCACCACAGACCCGGACTGTTGCTGCTCGCGCAGCGCCAGCCCGGACGGCTGCACCGGCAAAACCCCGTACACCGACGTCGTCTCAGACGGTTGCCGCCCAGCAGGCGAGAGCCAAGGGCTTTGCCCTCGATCTCTCCATGGGCGGGCCGGATGAGGAGGATCGTCTCTTTCAGGAAAGCGCGTAA
- a CDS encoding chemotaxis protein CheW, translating to MSGQSSESQFVTFSLGEEVFAVPVTVVREILDHEDPFKIPHGPDYLLGLRDVRGQGVPVIDLRLRLGMSRTVKTPHTRILVMDVPLSDRSLAVGVVADKVFEVIPFRHADIEQAPDIGIRWRSDYIQGVVRREAGFVVIIDLARLFSGDETALASSSAPAFAVA from the coding sequence ATGAGTGGACAGTCGTCAGAATCGCAGTTTGTCACCTTCAGCCTTGGTGAAGAGGTGTTTGCCGTGCCCGTTACCGTGGTCCGGGAAATTCTCGATCACGAGGACCCGTTCAAGATCCCGCATGGACCGGACTATCTTCTGGGCCTGCGGGATGTCCGGGGCCAGGGCGTGCCGGTCATCGATCTTCGTCTGCGGCTCGGGATGTCGCGCACGGTGAAGACGCCGCATACCCGAATTCTGGTGATGGATGTGCCGCTTTCCGACCGCAGTCTTGCGGTCGGGGTGGTGGCCGACAAGGTCTTCGAGGTCATTCCCTTCCGGCATGCCGATATCGAGCAGGCGCCCGATATCGGTATCCGCTGGCGCTCAGACTATATCCAGGGCGTGGTGCGCCGTGAGGCGGGCTTTGTGGTGATCATTGATCTGGCGCGGTTGTTTTCGGGCGATGAAACCGCCCTTGCCTCTTCTTCTGCACCGGCTTTTGCCGTCGCGTGA
- a CDS encoding CheR family methyltransferase, giving the protein MNALAEAVVGDHRISPKNFRRLSNYIFEYSGIKMPETKTTMLEGRLRRRLRATGFTDFDSYCHYIFEEGGLATESVHLIDAVTTNKTDFFREPNHFDYLTQKALPDLEARGVRRVRIWSSACSIGAEPYTLAMVMAEYMERRSGMDYHILATDLSTDVLQKARRGVYPAEMLEPVPRTMAARYVMHARDKQRNEVRIAAALRTHVGFARLNLMDDSYQVGEPMDIIFCRNVLIYFDKKTQFNVLRRLCDCLGQGGYMFIGHSESITGLDLPLKQLANTVFRKV; this is encoded by the coding sequence GTGAATGCATTGGCAGAAGCAGTTGTTGGAGACCACAGAATCAGCCCGAAAAATTTCAGGCGTCTGTCGAACTACATTTTTGAATATAGCGGCATCAAGATGCCGGAAACCAAGACGACGATGCTGGAAGGCCGGTTGCGCAGGCGCTTGCGCGCCACCGGCTTTACGGACTTCGACAGCTATTGCCATTATATTTTCGAAGAGGGCGGCCTTGCGACCGAATCCGTCCATCTGATCGATGCGGTTACCACCAACAAGACGGACTTTTTCCGCGAGCCCAACCATTTCGACTATTTGACGCAAAAGGCCTTGCCGGATCTGGAGGCCAGGGGCGTGCGTCGGGTTCGCATCTGGAGTTCGGCCTGTTCGATCGGTGCGGAGCCCTATACGCTTGCCATGGTGATGGCGGAATATATGGAACGCCGCAGCGGGATGGACTATCATATCCTGGCAACCGATCTGTCGACCGACGTGCTGCAGAAGGCTCGCCGGGGTGTCTACCCTGCCGAAATGCTGGAGCCGGTGCCGCGCACCATGGCGGCCCGATACGTGATGCACGCGCGTGACAAGCAGCGGAACGAGGTACGGATCGCGGCGGCACTTCGCACCCATGTCGGTTTCGCCCGGCTCAACCTGATGGACGACAGCTATCAGGTGGGGGAGCCGATGGATATTATATTCTGCCGTAATGTATTGATTTATTTTGATAAAAAGACGCAGTTCAATGTACTGCGACGCCTATGCGATTGCCTTGGCCAAGGGGGCTATATGTTCATAGGCCATTCCGAATCAATTACTGGGTTGGATCTTCCGCTCAAGCAATTGGCCAATACGGTTTTCAGGAAGGTATGA